The following are encoded together in the Humulus lupulus chromosome 5, drHumLupu1.1, whole genome shotgun sequence genome:
- the LOC133778718 gene encoding uncharacterized protein LOC133778718: protein MKGRSHRLQSSDPPDDWVDGSWTVDCVCGVNFDDGEEMVNCDECGVWVHTRCSRYVKGDDIFVCDKCKIRNSRNESEETEVAQLLVELPTKTVRIESPYAPNGPPRRPFRLWTDIPMEERVHVQGIPGGDPALFGGLPSVFTPELWKCTGYVPKKFNFRYKEFPCWDEKEDDAKLDEDNENPVDKGAGVLFSLSKETVFATPMAALVGLRGRDEEAARDRKLSLTETKKWESEGLDVRRAQNGMKESGLLRSVVLNSGKRKKDDSGTSKDRSGKKKARTAEKDVDATNRRGTHSSRTVFTPTSDAKQLEFYEDRAPKFSKGESQSTKSKNLKETVGREPTSDRRLVLHSNPGKHSTEVLSSDMSRQDFSVRTGLKEDKIGHQLPAVLERSPKHDDAVGSSSGHDNTGKLHIKAEGDSTTVGKLDDDSSEGSGKNIGQHLVENVSGITPEVEDKQVQDFSGDVSLKSEQPDLEVEKENADDKSGSLLNIQFSPCGDAKELATSSGHLSESSKVNDAIVSSLHSSDHKPEDLDRSFEAVIDSHTDKGDQLSDDPSQLKSELEGITGLLAMQKSASEQKHGSGLPEEHSNPGGAMLNSQGLPSQRKMVACSGKSSSSSTTLFISKSSSPDNVKSVDDLITNPIAKPLMTPDSNVNTRKDRVRDEDRVDLPRKNLKERPKSLLNNVPKPLHSSRSSHDSLSKKATPESKDNVHCASSKTSSTATTFSASSEPSVSLHHQKAMHTNSRSSASGVPQKVEKFNQPSSQSSKINQNHVPSVCPPVSSSSPATLSDEELALLLHQELNSSPRVPRVPRVRHAGSVPQLASPTTTSMLNKRTLSSGAKDHSSVPRRKYRDASRDGFRSSREVADEGKKMDKVSSSHDSKRQDPDYTEEASTKKEDNGSPTAMETFKRNIPSNSVATTNGGPSASAEANERNLPSIRSSPRNTSDDDTGTVGDGPVHRTLPGLINEIMSKGKRMTYEELCNAVLPHWHSLRKHNGERYAYASHSQAVLDCLRNRHEWARLVDRGPKTNSSRKRRKLDEDSEDNEYGKGKTTNQAESKSLESQKEEVPKGKRNVRKRRRLALQGRGVKDIRKRRKADVITDEDFGTSSDSSEESLSSEDEMQGGQAHPEGSDASASSDETGTT, encoded by the exons ATGAAAGGCCGGTCGCACCGTCTCCAGAGTTCTGACCCTCCCGATGATTGGGTTGATGGTTCTTGGACTGTGGATTGCGTATGCGGTGTAAATTTTGATGACGGAGAGGAGATGGTTAATTGCGATGAGTGTGGCGTGTGGGTGCACACCCGGTGCTCTAGATATGTTAAGGGAGATGATATATTTGTTTGTGATAAATGTAAGATTAGGAATAGTAGAAACGAGAGCGAGGAAACTGAGGTTGCACAATTGTTGGTTGAGCTTCCTACTAAAACTGTTAGAATAGAGAGTCCGTATGCACCAAATGGACCTCCTCGCCGTCCTTTTAGGCTTTGGACTGATATTCCAATGGAGGAGAGAGTACATGTTCAGGGAATTCCGGGGGGTGATCCTGCTCTGTTTGGTGGGTTGCCTTCTGTTTTTACTCCAGAACTGTGGAAGTGCACTGGCTATGTGCCCAAGAAGTTCAATTTTCGATACAAGGAGTTCCCTTGTTGGGATGAAAAGGAAGATGATGCTAAATTGGATGAAGACAATGAGAATCCTGTGGATAAAGGGGCAGGTGTTCTGTTTTCTTTATCAAAGGAGACTGTATTTGCTACTCCCATGGCCGCTTTGGTTGGTTTGAGAGGGAGGGATGAGGAAGCTGCCCGTGACCGAAAGTTGTCTTTGACAGAGACAAAAAAGTGGGAGAGTGAGGGTCTGGATGTTAGGCGTGCTCAGAATGGCATGAAGGAGAGTGGCTTACTCCGGTCTGTGGTGTTAAATTCTGGTAAGCGGAAGAAAGATGATTCAGGAACGTCTAAAGATAGAAGTGGGAAGAAGAAAGCCAGAACTGCGGAGAAAGATGTTGATGCTACTAACAGGAGAGGCACACATTCTTCTAGAACAG TGTTTACACCAACCAGTGATGCAAAACAATTGGAATTTTATGAAGACAGAGCTCCAAAGTTTTCCAAGGGTGAAAGTCAAAGTACAAAGAGCAAGAATTTGAAGGAGACTGTGGGTAGAGAACCTACATCTGACCGTCGTCTTGTTCTTCATAGTAATCCTGGAAAGCATTCTACAGAAGTGTTATCATCTGACATGTCTAGACAAGATTTTTCAGTTCGTACTGGACTGAAGGAAGACAAGATTGGACATCAGCTTCCTGCCGTGCTAGAAAGATCTCCTAAACATGATGATGCAGTTGGGTCGTCGTCTGGACATGATAATACTGGAAAACTTCATATAAAGGCGGAG GGAGATAGCACAACGGTCGGTAAGTTGGATGATGATAGTTCCGAAGGTTCTGGTAAAAACATTGGTCAACATCTTGTTGAAAATGTGTCTGGCATTACACCAGAAGTTGAGGACAAACAGGTTCAAGATTTTAGTGGTGATGTGTCATTGAAGTCTGAACAACCTGATTTGGAAGtggaaaaagaaaatgctgaTGACAAATCTGGGTCTCTGTTGAATATTCAGTTTTCTCCTTGTGGTGATGCAAAAGAACTTGCAACATCTTCGGGTCACCTGTCAGAATCTTCTAAAGTGAATGATGCAATAGTAAGCAGTTTGCATTCCAGTGACCATAAACCGGAAGACCTTGATCGCAGTTTTGAAGCAGTTATTGATTCTCATACAGACAAGGGTGATCAATTATCTGATGATCCTTCTCAACTTAAATCAGAATTGGAGGGCATAACAGGTTTGTTAGCCATGCAGAAAAGTGCTTCAGAACAGAAACATGGTTCTGGGCTTCCTGAAGAGCACTCCAATCCAGGAGGAGCTATGTTAAACTCTCAGGGACTGCCTAGTCAGCGTAAAATGGTAGCATGTTCTGGAAAATCTTCTTCCAGTTCAACCACTCTATTTATTTCTAAATCATCCTCTCCCGACAATGTTAAATCTGTTGATGATCTAATTACTAATCCTATTGCTAAACCACTAATGACACCTGACAGTAATGTCAATACAAGGAAAGATCGTGTCAGGGATGAAGATAGGGTTGACTTGCCAAGGAAAAATTTGAAAGAGCGTCCAAAATCATTACTAAATAATGTTCCAAAGCCTTTGCACTCAAGCAGGAGTTCACACGATTCTCTTTCTAAGAAAGCAACACCAGAATCAAAAGATAACGTGCATTGTGCTTCTTCCAAGACATCTTCAACTGCAACAACTTTTTCTGCTTCTAGTGAGCCTAGTGTATCACTCCATCATCAGAAAGCTATGCATACAAACAGTAGAAGTTCAGCTTCAGGGGTGCCCCAAAAAGTTGAAAAGTTTAACCAACCATCTTCACAGTCctcaaaaattaatcaaaatcatGTGCCATCTGTGTGCCCACCCGTTTCATCAAGTTCTCCAGCAACACTTAGTGATGAGGAG CTTGCTTTATTACTACATCAAGAACTCAACAGCTCTCCTAGAGTACCCCGTGTGCCACGTGTCCGCCATGCTGGTAGTGTACCTCAGTTGGCTTCTCCAACCACAACAAGCATGCTAAATAAGCGGACATTAAGTTCTGGAGCAAAAGATCACAGTTCG GTTCCCAGAAGGAAATACAGGGACGCTTCCAGAGATGGCTTCCGTAGTTCCCGTGAGGTTGCCGATGAAGGTAAAAAGATGGACAAGGTTTCATCCTCTCATGATTCCAAAAGGCAAGATCCTGATTATACGGAAGAAGCTTCTACCAAGAAGGAAGACAATGGATCCCCAACTGCAATGGAGACTTTCAAGAGGAATATCCCTTCTAATTCTGTTGCCACTACAAATGGTGGACCATCTGCATCCGCTGAGGCTAATGAGCGCAATTTGCCTTCTATAAGAAGTTCACCTAGGAATACCTCTGATGATGATACTGGCACAGTTGGTGATGGTCCTGTTCATCGTACTTTACCAG GATTGATTAATGAGATTATGAGCAAAGGCAAGCGGATGACGTATGAGGAGCTCTGTAATGCTGTGTTGCCG CATTGGCATAGCTTGAGGAAGCATAATGGAGAGCGTTATGCTTACGCAAGTCATTCGCAGGCTGTTCTTGATTGCTTGAGGAATCGACATGAATGGGCCAGATTGGTTGACCGTGGTCCCAAG ACAAATTCAAGTAGAAAACGACGCAAGCTTGATGAGGATTCTGAGGACAACGAGTATGGAAAAGGAAAAACCACGAATCAGGCAGAAAGCAAAAGCCTTGAATCACAGAAAGAAGAGGTCCCTAAGGGCAAGAGAAATGTGCGAAAACGAAGGAGACTAGCTCTTCAAGGAAGGGGAGTAAAAGATATTAGGAAGAGACGAAAAGCTGATGTGATCACAGACGAGGACTTTGGAACATCTTCAGATTCCAGTGAAGAGAGCTTGTCCAGCGAAGATGAGATGCAGGGAGGCCAAGCACATCCAGAAGGAAGTGATGCCTCAGCTAGTTCAGACGAGACAGGGACAACATAA